In Proteiniborus ethanoligenes, the sequence ATAATGGTATGTTTGAGTATATGTTTTCTATATCTGCACTAAGTAGCTTCATTGCTTCATCTGTTAATGTTCCACCTGTGTAGAAGCCTCTTAGATATTTTTGATCCTTGTGGAGTTTGCTAACTTCTCCAGCTACTATTTTTTCAATTTCTTCATCTGATAAGTCAAAGCCTTCAAAATCTTTAGCTTCTTCTCCTCTTAATAGAGCAACTGCTTTTCTTGCAGCATCTTCAAGAGATACACAAGCATGTGCACCATATTTTTCTATTAGCTCTCTATCTCCACCTATGAAATCTACTACTACTGGCTTTGGTGAATTTTCAATAGCCTTCATTACTTTTTCAGCTACTTCTTCTGCTGGTGGCTTTGATATAAGAACTATTACTTTTGTTTCTGGGTCGTTCTTTAATGCTTCTATTCCTTGTAGCATCATAAGTCCGCCTATTTCTGATTTAAGGTCTCTACCGCCAGTTCCAATTACTTGAGATACTCCTTCTCCTAGCTTGTCTATTATAACTGTTACTTCTTGTGTTCCTGTACCTGATGCTCCTACTACTCCTATATTACCTTTTCTAATTACGTTTGCAAATGCTAATGGAACATTATTTATTATAGCTGTTCCACAGTCTGGACCCATCATTAGCAGGCCTTTTTCACAAGCTAATTCTTTTAATTCTTTTTCTTGCTCTACTGTTACGTTATCACTAAACAGCATTACATGTAAATTGTTGTTTAGTGCTTTTTTTGCTTCTGCAGCTGCATATTCTCCTGCTACTGAGATAACTACTATATTAGAATCTGGGCTGTGGTTTATAGCAGACTCTAATGTTGGTGGCATATAGTCTGAATCACTGCTTTGCTTCTTTTGGCTAAGTAATCTGTCTACTTCACCAGATATTGTTTCGATTTGTACGTTATCATCTGCAAGAACACTTACAAAGAAGTCATTTGGAGTAAGCTCTTTAATTTCATCATTTGTTATTGCAAGATTTTCAGCTAATTCTTTGTTTAAATCTGTACCCATACCTACAAGTGCTTCTTGAACTCCGTCTATTTTTTTAATTTCTTTTGAAATAAGCATCAATGTAACTGAATCATAGTATGAATTTTTTCTTATTTCAAATTTAACACTACTCATTACTATCAACCTCCTGTTGTATTAGATTAAATATTATACAGCTACCAACATATATACCTGATATGATATCTGTCCCCGAAGTAGCTCCAAAGCTAGCAACTTTTCTTAAGTTATTGTATAGCTCATCTATGGGGCTATTAGTTAATAAGGAAAGCATTAAGTTCCTTACATCCTCATTGACTTCGCCTAAGGAAGCAAACATAAGCATTTCTTCACTAACTAATGTGGTTTTGTTTTTTATATGTTTAACAATAGCTTTGTTAAGCTTTAAAGCTTTTTCTGTTTGTTGATTAAAATAAGAAAAAAGATATATTCTGGAGACCATCATTCCTGATATAAAGTCATCCATAGAAGGAGTTAATCCTACACCAAACCCAACTATTCTTTGAGCTCTTGAGGAAATATTGTCTATATCCTCTTTAATATAGCTGTCCATAAAGTCTAAAAACCGTTCTTTAATAAATTCTTCATTTCTTCCAAGGGTGATATTATCTGCTAGAATTGTATCTATTCCTTTTATTTTTCCCCTAAGGACCTGCAGCAACGGATAGATTCCTTCTTTACTGCCTTCATTCAATAGAAATTCACCTATTTTTTTGATTTTAATGGAAACGTTTTCTGTTAAATCTTTTCTCAATTTCTCATTTGTAAACAATATTGGTTTTTTATCCCATAGAAAAGCTTTTCCATAATTAATCTTTTTATTTAAATCTTTAATCAAAACATAATCTTGGTGAAATTCAAGCTCTTGACCTCTTTCAAGTCCTACATCTATAAATGAAATCTGGTCTTTTAGCTTTATTGAATGAGGTGCCATAGGCTTATTTGAGCTTAGAAAAGAAATAAGCCTGTTGTCTCCATCTAATACATTAAAGCTATTTTCAAATACAGAATGCACCTTGCCTTTTACATAATGCTCTTGTATTTCTTTATATAGATATTGACAAATATGTGATGAGTTCATTAAATCATATCCTCTAACAAATGAGTTTTTTATACTCTATTAACATGATACCCTATTTTGGTCATTTATTCATTATATAGTCTACCTAAATATTGACCCTATCTTTTGTTACAAATTTATAAACAACGCATATATTATAAGTATTGGCAAAAAACTTCCTCAAGGGATAGAGGAAGTCTGACTATTTCTTGTTGCATCTTTCATTTTCTTGCATTTCTAATATCTTTAAGGATATCTGGAAATTTAATCTGTCATTATAATTCTCAAAATCAATACCTGTAATCTCTTTTATTCTCTGGATTCTATAGATAACTGTATTGTAGTGAGTATACATTTCTTCTGATATCTTTTTTAAATTTCCTGCACATTCAAAGTATTTATTAAGAGTTTCTATTAGTTCTGTTCCTTTTTCCTTGTCGTATTTTACTAAAGGCTCAAGTATTTCTTTATAAAACTGATTTAGCTCTGGCTGAAGCTCTTCATAGGAAAGAATTCTATATATACCTAAGTCATCATAGTGAGTTATTATCTTGTCACTAGAATGTTTTTGACATTCTACAGCTCTAGTAGCCTCTCTATAGCCCTTCCAAAGCTCATTTGAGTTTTTATAATTTCTCCCTATTCCGATGGAAATTTTATCGTTTATATACTCATATTCTGCATATCTTAAAAGCTCATTGCAGAAGGAGTTAATTTCTTGCTTTATCTTTGAGTTTTTCGCTTCAGGATCTGTGCCAAAAAGTAATATTATGCTATTGCTTTTATTTCCACATATAATCCTTTCTTTTCTAGTCTTTGATATTCTTTTAATAATACTCAATAATCTAACATTTATCTGCTGCAAATAAGCATTAGAATCAACATTATAGTGACTAAAGATTTCATTGTTACTTACAGATATAACTATTACTGAGTAGCCTAGCTTTGTATCAAAATCAAAATAAGAAGCTCTTTCTAATGCTTTTTTATGTCTAATCTCTTCACTTGAAAATAAATCCTCAAAAAACTCCACCTTATGTTTGCTTTCTATTTCAAAGATTGATATCTTCTTAAATAGGTCTAAGGCTATCATAGGTGTAGAAGCTTCTATAACCTTCAGTTCTACTGGAGTCAATGGTTTTTTGTCCTCCCAGATATATATGCAGCCATATTCTCTGTCCTTTGTAAAAATAGGAATAGTAATTCTTTGGATTTCTTCATTTCCTAATATATCTATATCCTTAGTATGAAGTAATTTTTCGTTATATTTGTCTTTTGTTTTTTCCCTCTTTAAAGTCTCTGCTTCAATTATTGCTTCAATATATTTTTTCTTCTCTGGCTCACATAGTATTACACTTGTTTCAAATATATATTCTTTTATTGCCATTGAATTTCTATCTATACTTTCATAAAATGCCCCTGCTATTTCCTTTAGGCTTCCTCCGTTTAGCATTACATTTATTAGCTTATTATGAATGCTGTCTATTCTACATAAAATATTAGTCTGATTGTTGACAATTTCTGTTAGAGCTTCACCTATGATACTAGAATAAGAAGAATCAAAGGGTATTTCTATTAATGGAAAGCCCATTTCATTTGCCTTTCTAAGTATATCATCAGGAATATCATTAATATATCTTCTAGTCTTTATACCTAAGCCTGCCAAGCCTTTTTTATTTAATTCAATAATAAGCTCTTCTAAAACTGTTAAATTATTTCTAATAGGGTAGGCTGTCGTAAGGAGAAACTCACCTTCTTCAACCCAGTCTACTATGTCCGGTACTTCCATAACATTTAATTTTGTTATTTTCCTATTTAATCCAGTTACTCCTGCTAATACCTTAGCTTCTTTCATAGTTTCAAGCTCTAACAGCTCATTTACTGTAATCCCTGAATATCTGTACATATTTTCACCAACCTTACAACATAATCATACCCAAAATATAGGATTACCAATCTAAATAAATATTACCTTTTTTGCATAAGCTAACACACAAGCCACATCCTGTGCATTTATGAGGGTCTATTACAATTATGCCATCCCTAGAGGAAATAGCATCATAAATACACGCCTTCAAGCATTCACCACATTCATCAACAGTGCATTTACCTAGTACTTTGGCAACGTATGGCTCTACTGATATTTCTTCAAAGGATTTTAATGATGCTAATGCTACTCCTTTTATTTCTTCTAAAGAAGAATATCCTTTATATTCCATCCACTTTTCTAGATCGTTTAATATTTCTCCTATCCTGCCATATCCATTCATCATTAATGATGTGCAAATCTGAACTGTACTCGCGCCTAGCATCATATATTCAAGAACATTTTCATAGTTATCTATCCCACCTATGCCAGAAACAGGAATCTTAACTGCTTGACAAATTCCTGCAACTGCAGCTAGGGCTATTGGTCTAATGCCCTCTCCTGAGTATCCTCCATAGGTCGGCAGAAGAGCCTTTCCTTTATCAATATCCACTCCTAATATGCATCTTACGGTGTCTATAGCACTTATGGCGGAAGCACCTGCTTTTTCTACGGCTTTTGCTAATATCGTTATATTACTTACATTAACAGAAGACTTTACCATAACCGGTATCTTTACTGAATCTACTGCCATTTTAGTCAGGCTATAGAGCCTGTCTACATTACTTGGAATAACTTCTATTCCTCCTCCATGAGGAATGGCTATTCCAAGCTCTATAGCATCTACTCCAAACTTTTCTACCTTTTTAGCCAAATATGCCATTTCAGAAGGTGTATGCGCAAGTATGTTTGCAATAACTACTGCTTCTTTTTCTTTAGCATGATAAATTTCTCTTTCCCATTGTTCTAATGTAAGATTACTATATAATTCAATGTTTTGCATTCCAAGATGATTAGCTGCTATTCTAGGTCTGACGTTATATCTTACTTCATTAGCTATTGTCTGAGTGACCACAGCACCGGCTCCTGCTTCTATAGCTTTCCTCATCATGCTGCCATTTCCAGTAAGAGGACTAGCCGCAACAATAACAGGATTTTTAAGTTTGATTCCCATGAAATTAACTGACAGACTCATATAATCACCCTTTAACTAAATATTTCTTTAATTCTATTATCATGTCCACAAGATTTTCTGATTTTAAGTGTAGGCTGAATAAATATCTGCTGCTTAAAGATTTCTTCCTCTTCATTTGTAATGTTGTCATACAATAATCTTGCTGCTGTTAAGCCCATTCTATACACTGGATGAGTAACTGTTGTTAGCTTTGGTTCTACTAAAGACGCTACGTCTATGTCATCAAAGCCTACTATGGCTATATCTTTTGGCACGCTATAGCCTGCTACCTTTATTGCCTCCATAGCACCAAAGGCCATTAAATCGTTGGCTACAAAAATAGCATCTGGCTTTCCTCTTTTCTTTAGTAGCTTTTTAAGTGCAAGATGTCCTCCGTCTATTTGATTGTCTCCTTCTACTATATAGCTTTCATCGTATTTGTATCCCGCATCTAATAAGGCCTTTTTATACCCTTCTAGCTTGCCTATACTAGATTTTATATCCATAGGTCCCGATACATGAGCTATTTTTTTGTATCCCGTGTTTATTAGATGATTTGTTGCTAAATAAGCTCCCATAAAATAGTCAGTATATACTATATTAATATCTACATCCTCTACATAGTCACCTAAAA encodes:
- a CDS encoding LacI family DNA-binding transcriptional regulator; translation: MANIKKVSEVAKVSVATVSRVLNHPETVSEKTRNRILKVMKEMNYVPNNMARSLTTKRTSTIGLIIPNILNPLYPNVAKGVEDVFYQKGYNMLLSNTENNAKRERDSIEMLLSKKVDGIIVCSSILERKDIDIIIKQKVPLVLLGDYVEDVDINIVYTDYFMGAYLATNHLINTGYKKIAHVSGPMDIKSSIGKLEGYKKALLDAGYKYDESYIVEGDNQIDGGHLALKKLLKKRGKPDAIFVANDLMAFGAMEAIKVAGYSVPKDIAIVGFDDIDVASLVEPKLTTVTHPVYRMGLTAARLLYDNITNEEEEIFKQQIFIQPTLKIRKSCGHDNRIKEIFS
- a CDS encoding PucR family transcriptional regulator, whose amino-acid sequence is MYRYSGITVNELLELETMKEAKVLAGVTGLNRKITKLNVMEVPDIVDWVEEGEFLLTTAYPIRNNLTVLEELIIELNKKGLAGLGIKTRRYINDIPDDILRKANEMGFPLIEIPFDSSYSSIIGEALTEIVNNQTNILCRIDSIHNKLINVMLNGGSLKEIAGAFYESIDRNSMAIKEYIFETSVILCEPEKKKYIEAIIEAETLKREKTKDKYNEKLLHTKDIDILGNEEIQRITIPIFTKDREYGCIYIWEDKKPLTPVELKVIEASTPMIALDLFKKISIFEIESKHKVEFFEDLFSSEEIRHKKALERASYFDFDTKLGYSVIVISVSNNEIFSHYNVDSNAYLQQINVRLLSIIKRISKTRKERIICGNKSNSIILLFGTDPEAKNSKIKQEINSFCNELLRYAEYEYINDKISIGIGRNYKNSNELWKGYREATRAVECQKHSSDKIITHYDDLGIYRILSYEELQPELNQFYKEILEPLVKYDKEKGTELIETLNKYFECAGNLKKISEEMYTHYNTVIYRIQRIKEITGIDFENYNDRLNFQISLKILEMQENERCNKK
- the fdrA gene encoding acyl-CoA synthetase FdrA, yielding MSSVKFEIRKNSYYDSVTLMLISKEIKKIDGVQEALVGMGTDLNKELAENLAITNDEIKELTPNDFFVSVLADDNVQIETISGEVDRLLSQKKQSSDSDYMPPTLESAINHSPDSNIVVISVAGEYAAAEAKKALNNNLHVMLFSDNVTVEQEKELKELACEKGLLMMGPDCGTAIINNVPLAFANVIRKGNIGVVGASGTGTQEVTVIIDKLGEGVSQVIGTGGRDLKSEIGGLMMLQGIEALKNDPETKVIVLISKPPAEEVAEKVMKAIENSPKPVVVDFIGGDRELIEKYGAHACVSLEDAARKAVALLRGEEAKDFEGFDLSDEEIEKIVAGEVSKLHKDQKYLRGFYTGGTLTDEAMKLLSADIENIYSNIPLSPEYKLEDAKVSKEHTCIDFGDDEFTKGRPHPMIDPVARVERLTKEDDEEVAVVLMDFVLGYGSHEDPVGEMLPAIKAAKERMASKGRHLCVVGSICGTENDPQGLEESQRRLEEAGVIVMPSNAQAVRLTGLILNKIK
- a CDS encoding tRNA-dihydrouridine synthase, whose product is MSLSVNFMGIKLKNPVIVAASPLTGNGSMMRKAIEAGAGAVVTQTIANEVRYNVRPRIAANHLGMQNIELYSNLTLEQWEREIYHAKEKEAVVIANILAHTPSEMAYLAKKVEKFGVDAIELGIAIPHGGGIEVIPSNVDRLYSLTKMAVDSVKIPVMVKSSVNVSNITILAKAVEKAGASAISAIDTVRCILGVDIDKGKALLPTYGGYSGEGIRPIALAAVAGICQAVKIPVSGIGGIDNYENVLEYMMLGASTVQICTSLMMNGYGRIGEILNDLEKWMEYKGYSSLEEIKGVALASLKSFEEISVEPYVAKVLGKCTVDECGECLKACIYDAISSRDGIIVIDPHKCTGCGLCVSLCKKGNIYLDW
- a CDS encoding DUF2877 domain-containing protein, encoding MNSSHICQYLYKEIQEHYVKGKVHSVFENSFNVLDGDNRLISFLSSNKPMAPHSIKLKDQISFIDVGLERGQELEFHQDYVLIKDLNKKINYGKAFLWDKKPILFTNEKLRKDLTENVSIKIKKIGEFLLNEGSKEGIYPLLQVLRGKIKGIDTILADNITLGRNEEFIKERFLDFMDSYIKEDIDNISSRAQRIVGFGVGLTPSMDDFISGMMVSRIYLFSYFNQQTEKALKLNKAIVKHIKNKTTLVSEEMLMFASLGEVNEDVRNLMLSLLTNSPIDELYNNLRKVASFGATSGTDIISGIYVGSCIIFNLIQQEVDSNE